In a single window of the Drosophila albomicans strain 15112-1751.03 chromosome 3, ASM965048v2, whole genome shotgun sequence genome:
- the LOC117571274 gene encoding eukaryotic peptide chain release factor subunit 1 isoform X1 produces MSGEETSADRNVEIWKIKKLIKSLEMARGNGTSMISLIIPPKDQISRVSKMLADEFGTASNIKSRVNRLSVLGAITSVQHRLKLYTKVPPNGLVIYCGTIVTEEGKEKKVNIDFEPFKPINTSLYLCDNKFHTEALTALLADDNKFGFIVMDGNGALFGTLQGNTREVLHKFTVDLPKKHGRGGQSALRFARLRMEKRHNYVRKVAEVATQLFITNDKPNIAGLILAGSADFKTELSQSDMFDPRLQTKVIKLVDVSYGGENGFNQAIELAAESLQNVKFIQEKKLIGRYFDEISQDTGKYCFGVEDTLRALELGSVETLICWENLDIQRYVLKNHANSTSTTVLHLTPEQEKDKSHFTDKESGVEMELIESQPLLEWLANNYKMFGATLEIITDKSQEGSQFVRGFGGIGGCLRYKVDFQSMQLDELDNDCFDLDDY; encoded by the exons aTGTCTGGCGAGGAAACGTCTGCTGATCGCAATGTCgaaatatggaaaataaagAAGCTGATCAAAAGCCTGGAAATGGCACGTGG CAATGGCACCAGCATGATTTCACTGATTATTCCGCCTAAAGATCAAATCTCTCGCGTCAGCAAAATGTTGGCCGATGAATTTGGTACGGCCTCCAACATTAAGTCGCGTGTGAATCGCCTTTCCGTCCTGGGCGCTATCACATCGGTACAGCACAGACTTAAGTTATATACCAAAG TGCCTCCCAATGGTTTGGTCATTTATTGCGGCACAATTGTCACAGAGGAGGGTAAGGAGAAGAAGGTGAACATTGATTTTGAACCCTTCAAGCCCATCAATACGTCATTGTATCTGTGCGACAACAAGTTCCATACGGAGGCACTCACTGCCCTGCTGGCCGATGACAATAAGTTCGGCTTCATTGTGATGGACGGTAACGGCGCTCTCTTCGGCACCCTCCAGGGCAATACACGCGAGGTGCTGCACAAATTCACTGTGGATCTGCCGAAGAAGCACGGACGTGGTGGTCAGTCTGCGCTTCGTTTCGCTCGTCTGCGTATGGAGAAGCGGCACAATTATGTGCGCAAGGTGGCTGAGGTGGCCACACAGCTCTTCATTACGAACGACAAGCCAAACATTGCTGGTCTCATTTTGGCTGGTAGTGCAGACTTCAAAACTGAGCTCAGTCAATCCGACATGTTTGATCCC CGTCTACAAACAAAAGTTATCAAACTAGTGGATGTATCTTATGGCGGAGAGAACGGTTTCAATCAGGCCATCGAATTAGCCGCCGAATCGTTGCAGAATGTAAAGTTCATACAGGAAAAGAAACTTATTGGTCGCTACTTTGATGAAATTTCTCAG GATACTGGCAAATATTGTTTCGGCGTTGAGGATACTCTGCGAGCCTTGGAATTGGGCTCAGTGGAAACGTTGATTTGCTGGGAAAATCTGGATATACAACGCTATGTACTGAAGAATCATGCCAACTCGACGTCAACGACAGTATTACATTTGACGCCCGAGCAGGAGAAAGATAAGTCTCACTTCACGGACAAGGAG AGCGGAGTTGAAATGGAATTAATCGAGTCTCAACCGCTCTTGGAATGGCTGGCGaacaactacaaaatgttTGGCGCTACCCTGGAGATCATTACGGACAAATCTCAGGAGGGCAGCCAGTTTGTGCGAGGTTTCGGTGGCATTGGCG
- the LOC117571274 gene encoding eukaryotic peptide chain release factor subunit 1 isoform X2 yields MSGEETSADRNVEIWKIKKLIKSLEMARGNGTSMISLIIPPKDQISRVSKMLADEFGTASNIKSRVNRLSVLGAITSVQHRLKLYTKVPPNGLVIYCGTIVTEEGKEKKVNIDFEPFKPINTSLYLCDNKFHTEALTALLADDNKFGFIVMDGNGALFGTLQGNTREVLHKFTVDLPKKHGRGGQSALRFARLRMEKRHNYVRKVAEVATQLFITNDKPNIAGLILAGSADFKTELSQSDMFDPRLQTKVIKLVDVSYGGENGFNQAIELAAESLQNVKFIQEKKLIGRYFDEISQDTGKYCFGVEDTLRALELGSVETLICWENLDIQRYVLKNHANSTSTTVLHLTPEQEKDKSHFTDKESGVEMELIESQPLLEWLANNYKMFGATLEIITDKSQEGSQFVRGFGGIGGILRYKVDFQSLQADEPLEDVDLDDY; encoded by the exons aTGTCTGGCGAGGAAACGTCTGCTGATCGCAATGTCgaaatatggaaaataaagAAGCTGATCAAAAGCCTGGAAATGGCACGTGG CAATGGCACCAGCATGATTTCACTGATTATTCCGCCTAAAGATCAAATCTCTCGCGTCAGCAAAATGTTGGCCGATGAATTTGGTACGGCCTCCAACATTAAGTCGCGTGTGAATCGCCTTTCCGTCCTGGGCGCTATCACATCGGTACAGCACAGACTTAAGTTATATACCAAAG TGCCTCCCAATGGTTTGGTCATTTATTGCGGCACAATTGTCACAGAGGAGGGTAAGGAGAAGAAGGTGAACATTGATTTTGAACCCTTCAAGCCCATCAATACGTCATTGTATCTGTGCGACAACAAGTTCCATACGGAGGCACTCACTGCCCTGCTGGCCGATGACAATAAGTTCGGCTTCATTGTGATGGACGGTAACGGCGCTCTCTTCGGCACCCTCCAGGGCAATACACGCGAGGTGCTGCACAAATTCACTGTGGATCTGCCGAAGAAGCACGGACGTGGTGGTCAGTCTGCGCTTCGTTTCGCTCGTCTGCGTATGGAGAAGCGGCACAATTATGTGCGCAAGGTGGCTGAGGTGGCCACACAGCTCTTCATTACGAACGACAAGCCAAACATTGCTGGTCTCATTTTGGCTGGTAGTGCAGACTTCAAAACTGAGCTCAGTCAATCCGACATGTTTGATCCC CGTCTACAAACAAAAGTTATCAAACTAGTGGATGTATCTTATGGCGGAGAGAACGGTTTCAATCAGGCCATCGAATTAGCCGCCGAATCGTTGCAGAATGTAAAGTTCATACAGGAAAAGAAACTTATTGGTCGCTACTTTGATGAAATTTCTCAG GATACTGGCAAATATTGTTTCGGCGTTGAGGATACTCTGCGAGCCTTGGAATTGGGCTCAGTGGAAACGTTGATTTGCTGGGAAAATCTGGATATACAACGCTATGTACTGAAGAATCATGCCAACTCGACGTCAACGACAGTATTACATTTGACGCCCGAGCAGGAGAAAGATAAGTCTCACTTCACGGACAAGGAG AGCGGAGTTGAAATGGAATTAATCGAGTCTCAACCGCTCTTGGAATGGCTGGCGaacaactacaaaatgttTGGCGCTACCCTGGAGATCATTACGGACAAATCTCAGGAGGGCAGCCAGTTTGTGCGAGGTTTCGGTGGCATTGGCG gcATTTTGCGCTATAAAGTAGATTTCCAATCGCTTCAAGCCGATGAACCGCTGGAGGATGTTGATCTCGATGattattaa